AAGAAATGAATCGAGTAAAAGGGGCCAACCCGAGAATTTTCCGATCTTCTACGTTTCACCacttgaattttcaattccacTCAAACCAATCCGTTTTTAGTTTTCACTTACTTGAATTTCAGGATAGATTGGACAGGCCCGAAGATCTCGTCCTTCGCTATCAGCATATCGTCCTGACGAATCAAGTATAGATAAGTTCTCAGCCCTTTAATGTGCAGCAAACTTAGAATGGAAGTACGGAACCATAAAACAGAACATCAATAAGCAGTACCTGAACATTTGAGAAAACTGTCGGCTGTACAAAGTAGCCTTTGGAGCCAAATCGCTCACCTCCGCATTCGAGGGTTGCATCGCTTTCGATACCAGCTTTGATGTACCTGAGGACCTTCTGGAACTGCTCCGAATCAATCTGAGTCattgcaaaatcaaattaGTTAATAAAAGACCAAAGATGAAAGAGCGTTCGGCTTTACCATTATAAAATATGAGGAAGAACACATACCTGAGGGCCTTGCTCGGTACCCTGCTTAAAGGGATCCCCAACAATACGCCTCATAGCACGGGCTTTTGCTTTCTCCAGAAACTCATCGTACACTCTCTCGTGTACGTATGTGCGGGATCCAGCGCAGCAACATTGACCCTGCAGAAGTCCGGGAATCTCATTACTTACTTATTCGTTCAAACCCTGACAAAAGAACACAAATCTCAGAGAGAATTATACTTCAATGTCCTACCTGATTGAAGAAGAGAGCAAAGTGAGCGAGCTCAACGGCCTTATCAACATCAGCATCCTCGCACACTATGAAAGGCGACTTTCCTCCAAGTTCCAAGGTCACTGGCTTAAGGTTGCTTCTTGCAGCAAGCTCGAGAACAATCTTCCCAGTTTCAGTCGACCCCGTGAAAGCAAGctgcaaagaaaaagaaaaatctgagTCCACTTTACGAGTATATTCGAAGATCAATAACTCGGAGAAGCTCTCTTCCCAGAAAGCACACCTTGTCCACGTCCATATGGCTTGCAAGAGCCGCACCCACCGTGGGCCCAAAACCCGAGACAATATTCAAAACACCCGGAGGAAGCCCAGCCTATCACAATACAAATCAGATTAAATGAACCGAATTTTTTTGTTGGTCTAACCAAGTCGTAATAAAATGTGCAGAAACAGAAAGCCCCACCTCATGGAAGAGTTTGGCAGCATAGAGAGCAGTGAGAGGAGTTTGTTCTGCAGTCTTGAGAACAATTGTATTCCCACACGCGAGCGCCGGCCCCACTTTCCAGGCAAACAGAATGAGGGGAAAGTTCCATGGGATGATCTGCCCTGCAACCCCGATAGGCTCGTGCAATGTCTGCACATGATGGTTTCCATCTGCTGGCACCGTCAGCCCGTGGATCTTATCGGCCCATCCTGAGAAATTGAATGGATAATCAGCAACCGTGTTTGATTCAATACTTAGTTTTTGCCCAAGTTAACTATTATTTCTTCATGCATCGGCCATACCAGCATAATAACGGAAAAGACGTGCCAGCATTGGAATCTCAGCTTTTGCGGATTGTTCAAAGGGCTTCCCGTTGTTCCATGTCTCCAATGCTGCCAGCTCATCATTATGTTTCTCCACCAAATCAGCAAATCGCAGCAGTATTCTCGATCTTTCCTGTTCAAGAACAAATATGCAGCAAGATTAGAATTAAATGGCATAAGATATCAACTAACGTGGGTTGGATCAAGCAGTTCGGCGTTTGTTTCGCTTAAGCaaagtctcgagttcgagtcctgtgaatgtagaaaatccacgctgtgagagctttaccccttaatggGTCGACCCGgctcgactagattagtcgaAATCCAATTGGATTTCCGAATACGagggttcacaccgaaaaaaaaaatggcataAGCTATCATCGAACAATCAATTAGCACTACTTCTGTAAGGAAGTAGTACATTTGGTTGTAATAATACTCACATAAGGGGTCATCTTCGGCCATGGGCCCTCATCGAATGCCTTGCGAGCGGCAGAAACTGCACGGTCTATGTCCTCTTTATCGCCTTCAGCAACATGGGCAATAACCTCAGCAGTACGAGGGTCATATGTCGGAAAAGTTTTCCCTAGAAAACAACAAGCTTGCAGCCTCAATCAACAGTTCCAAGAAAATTGGATACACATTATCGGGTACTACAAAGACGTCAATCAGAACCTGATGCAGCGTCAACGAATTTCCCATCAATGAGGTGCTGAGTGTAGCTTATCTGGACTGGTGGAACGATCAGTTCCTCTGCCACTGCTGCGGTACTGAACCTGCTGACGCCGCTTCCTGCTCTGGCATTTCTTCCTGCTGCACACGTTCTCGAGAATTAACATGGTCGACGTAAATGTTCTGTGGGATTACTGATATCAAGTTCAACGAGACAAGGATAAGATATTCAAATCGTTGGGCATCTTTCAAAACCAGTTTGCATCCCCGCCCATTGTATCAGGTTGGCACGATCAGGAGATTCATCCGGGCTCGTGCCAACAGCTTATAAATCACAAAGGAAAGGGCGACAAGATTCAAACACCAGATAAAGACTGTCCGCTGAGGATTCGATTCTATTCTGTAATTTAACCAACTGAAGCCACTGCTCATGCCAACTTGTATTATGATACTGCATATCAGACAACCTCGTACAGAGGGTACAGAAAAACAGGAACCTTTTTTTCAAGAGAAACACAAACTTTTGGACTATGTTTCCATCCTGAAACATAGGACAAACCGCATACACATGGGAGGCAGGTGAAACTCCACGAAAGCACGAAGCAACAAAGGGGCAACCTAAGCTCCCCAAAAGCAGAAGGGAcaacaagaaagaaagagcaaTAGCAGAGAAGAGGAGGAGTCAGTCAGTGAATCACCATGGGAGAGGAGCAGAGAAGAACGGGTGAGCAAGGAGGAGATTCTGCGAGCTGCTGCTGCCATGGCCAACCACCACCACCAACTCTCtgctttctccttctctcttttctttcacttTCTGTTCTTGTTTTGATGAAAGTGGAAAGGAAAGGTAACAGAGAGTGCCGCcctgcctctctctctctctctctctctcaccccTGACAAGGCTGTCAATCTGTGAAGGGACCAACAGAGACAAAATCTTCCCATGCCAGCACACACAGATAATCTACCATGTCCATACTTTTCAAAGAAAGGTGCTTGTGAAGTCACCCAACTTGATCGAATCCCCTTCCCATGCGTATCCAAAAGATCAGTATTATGAATTGGGGCTGAAAATCAcaggaaataataaatagagagagagagagagagagagagaactgtAGATgccaatatttatttatatatatatatatatatatatttatatatgccaattattagataataaagccaatatacatacatacatatatatatgtgtgtgtgtgccgAATATCGGATGACGCAATTTAGGAAAACCGAGAGAACATATATGTCCATGCACCATGCTAATGCGTCGTAGTATGGATATATGCGTATACATAATACAGGAAATGtatgaattaattaagatATGGATTAGGATGTGcgtggaaaaaggaaaaaaaggagttGCTGAAGGCATCTCCATAATATATGGTAGATGTCATTTTTGTGGGTCCTCTCTCAAATGGATGTGAAGTTAGTTCATAAGTCACGATCGATCGAGAGTGATGATTGCAAGTGTCCTCTATTgatgcgtttgatttcatggtaggattttaaaattagattttgattttgaaaaagagtggtataaatggagttcgccctttgactttgtataagttatattgttttgttgtggaaaagagtggtataaatggggccaactatttgattttgtatgagttattttattttgtagtgggtagagttaagtttgaattgtgattttaaaattatactcacaaaccaaacaaagccaTGACTTTTGTGATAGCATTCATTCACACACCAATTAAAGAACATACCAAAGAAGCCGAAACCTAGCTATTTTCCTTACCATTACCTTTCGCTTACTcaactaattaaaattaaaagatttggTCTTTGATTATTGTCACTAGATTTTTCaagttcttttaatttattttgtccATTTATTTATCAAGATTATTTTGTGCTTTCGGTGTTATCGAAACAAAGAGGTACATTACGATTATAGCTAGGTGAATAGTTGATAAAGGAGAGGCTTCTTTTCAggtttttaacttttttattcataattttcgTTTTTTTGTTCACTGTTACCATTGCCTTCGTCACAatcgtgtatatatacacacaataTTAGACGTACGAGTTAGGTTAAAAAGATCATATAATATAGACATTATTAACATATTCCTtttagctcttttttttttcccttttgcaTCATAATATCCGGAAATCTAACCAGTCCGACTAATTTTACTCGAGCCGAATTAGCCAATTAAGAAGTAAAGTCATCACAATCATGAactttttcattcacaatactcaaaACTAAgatcttattaaaaaaataagcgTTTAACTATTCGAATTAACACGTATTGATTGACCCTACATATTCAGAAGACAAGTCTTCtatgataattaatttcaacacAAGCTAAGTGCATTTGgtcaacaattatatatattaacattaTTAATTTGTTGTTTTCCTCGAGAGGCAAGATGGACTTCTGAAGGCTTTGAAGAGAATCCTCATGAATTATCCTCATGAAATTCCTCATGTTCGCATAGGCCAAGCCATGTAAATTGGACTGTTGGAGCACAATTCCACAAACAACAACCAATCAATCaactataatatttaaaagcCGAGCACTGCATATGAGctgatattttattaaaatttgcaGCTCGTGGTTTATCGCATTTTGAATtgcttaaaaaatttaatttctaattgaTTTTGTGTATTTGACTTTTCACTTCCagttaaatgaattttttcatatttttgtcaTATTTAACAAATTTCGAATATATATCCgtattatttatatgcattgatatataattatgagtttttctaaaaattaaaagtattttcgaTAATTTATAATAGTTTATCgaaatacaatatatatttttaaattcaatgTACTAAATAGTGGACATGAAAATTCATGTTATACATATCTTCTATTTGTTTTAGTTTTTTCCACACCTTTATTATTACAAGATATCTCTCTAAGATTgatgtactatatatatatatatatatatgcatatgttgTTTGCATTTTTATAAGATCAGAATTAGTATTTACTATCATCTTTCGCTTACATTTCATAATGATAAATCTACTCGGTACATACACTTGtttatttctatttatttgcATTATGTGTGTTGATTATCCTCatttgattataaaataattgacAAATTGTTAGTGTGACATGCGCGAGTATCATctaattattatcttaatatatgaaaatttggcCATTTTCGCgctcttctcttttttcctttaatatatttaattgtttATTTGCTTTAGGTTTATAAACATTTTCTTTCAGAAAGTGCACAACCTCATATTTGGAAATCCAATGTATCCAATCATTCTAAGTTTAAGTTAGATCTAAGAGACAAAACTCTCCTATTTCCAATTATTCTAAGTTTAAGTTAGATCTAAGAGACAAAACTCTCCTAGTCATGAAATTTCTCGGATCACAAGACTCACacttgatattttatttaaggaaaataaatgtgTAATTATCTAACTACAACCAACATTGCTAAAAGacctttttatataaaaacaatttaaataatatctttttatttgtgacGTTGTCCTTATTTTTTCATTGTAACGCGAGATTACATCTATTGACtaaaattaattctaatttggGTATTGATTTGGTTGTACAATGAAATGCTCTTAATGAATATTAAACCCCCATTGCAAATAAAGTTCGCTTCACATAGAATGAGGAGCTCATTGAAAGCCTATTATATTGTTGTCGTGATTTTCtaattaagaatattaaaaattcaattaagaTCAGCGGAAGAAATATTAACTTTTAAAACTGTATGAAATATAAAGCAGTGATTTGAATTGTAAGTTTATGTTAGTATCAACCGTGGTGGCATGTTTAGGaacaaatacaaaaatatacatatatgtattaatacgtgaaaaacagaagaaaaaattctcaaattcgAACAAAGGAGCTCCATTTGGCCTCTGCACGTCCTACACCACAACCACTTTCTGTCGTCTGCATccttttaatatatttgtctGTAACAGCAAAAAGGCggaggaaaaacaaaaagtaaaaagaataAGAGTCCAAAAATTATGAAGTTTACCTATGGTCTCCTCGATTTGTAGAGGGACCagttttaataatttctttaagaaataggaaaaaaaggCCACggcatataaaaaaaaactcgatAATGAAATTTCATGGAGGatatattatcataatttgaaaataattaatttgaaaatatttgtgTGGTTCTCTATGTAAATATCTATAGCTTCTACACTATTCTGATTTTATCATCCTCTAAATTTtggtataaaaaaaatgaattaatttcactttttttttttgagaaatagTGAGacccatatattatatataagaagaAAAGGCCAAAAATGATAAAGGCAACTTGTTTTCTTCTCTTGTCCCCGAAGGATATCAATCTATGCTTCCTCTCGTAGAGAACAAATTTGATGGGAGAGCTAACTGGTTggatacatacatacatacatacatacaggCAACGTATTATAATTTGCAACTTGCGAGAACTTCCACATGCTGACAACATTGTGACCACTGAGACTGAGACTTATGAAACCATTCAAGTGGATCATACTCATGATATGATCATATAAATTGTATCCACGTCAGTCAATTAACCAACCGTATGTGTAACTTAATCATATTATTTGTTTTGATTTGATATTTCttagatatacatatatgtactAGTTTATcaataatctaaaaaaaaaaggatcttAAATTGTGGAATTTTCAAgagttaattttaaaaaaaaatcttatgatttagaaaaatgaataaacgaaattagttgtaattatttttaaattcatcCTTTCACTCACAGCGATTAGGGGTTGTAGCCTATAGTGTGTGGCTAGAGGTATGTTCCTATTGAAAAACCGATTCGTGATGGGCTTGAACAGAAGGGTGTCCATATATTTACGTATTTGCTCGAGTATGACCTCGTAGATGTTTGTAATGATCGACCATCGTGATTGccatttcaattttcttccCTTCAGAGAGAAATGAATTTTAGAGTGACGAAAGAATGAAAATGTTAATGAACATATGGTTGAAACtatgaatatttttcaatacATTCATTGAAATAACTTTTCAGAACTTGGTTTTTCATATTACACGGATTTTAAGGttttaatacatatatatatattctttttggATAAATTCCGCTCGGCTATGGGTCCGTATTACACCAAATGAGAAGAAGAAATATTtgtgtaaaagaaaaaaaaaatcaatctatAATCCTAAGCCGGGACTCACCTTGAGTTCCTATTATGACCATCAACAAGATTCTTAgattgcgtttggtttcatagtatgattttaaaattaaattttgattttgaaaaagaatggtataaatggggtccacctttgactttgtatgagttatgttgttttgttatggaaaaaagtagtataaatggggttcactctttgactttgtatgggttattttgttttatagtgggtagagttaagttagaattgtaattttaaaataacacCCTAAAATCAAACAGGGCCTTAGAATCGAATAATTGTCGAAACTTATTTCACAACTACTACAGAGAGCGCTTCCACGATCAAATCGCTTCATGGTATTAGTATCTCAAATGACCGACAGGGAAAAAATAGAGAGCTATATCTGATATAGCTTGCCGCATGAGAAAAGTACAACATAATCACGTCAGAGTGacatgtcctttttttttttttttttttgtagacTGACAAACCCCTTTCAAAACTTGAAAATTCAGAACTTAAGATTTCTTTCCTTATTAAATTGTCCCGCGAAATATCATATTAGAGCTGCTTGCATGACAGCGGTCCAACTGACCCCAGCCCACCGGCGTCAGATCCGTGTGGACTACACTACATATATAGCGTGTCACCGTATCCTCCTACTCGAAAGAATTTCAGGGGGGCCGAAATATGACTGCACGACAACCTGTGCCTGGCACTGTTTTTCTACTACTGGGCCTAAGACAAGAACTATTGGGTCAGAGGCCCAAACGACACGGCCAACTATGTCAGCTAGATTATTTTTCGATGCGTAAAGGGGTTTGGGTAGCAATCGGCGTAGCAATCCCTACATGGCGTACTATATGGGCCCGAATCCGGCAGCATAATGTTCAATTTGACCCATAATTACACTAGGAACCGAGGTAATCTCAATGAGATTTCAAAGGAATACCAGCCCTACATAAGTGAATTCGACAACAAacgcgggggggggggggcccTTTCCTCCTGACTTGCATCTAAATAGTAAATACGTCTGTCTGACCCAGTGCTTGAAACACTCAAACTAAGCTACACCCCACTGGTAGCCAGCTAGATTAgataaaacttaaaatttgACTCTTCACGTTAATTTGCGAATAGTTCACAATAAATTACACAAACTACGCAGTGTGTTCGTCTACTCAGGATTCTGCTACCTCAATCAGGTCAATCAGAGAAATCGGGCTCCTTAGGTTTGAATAGTTTCGGCATCTTTAGATCATCGGGATCGATCACCCTGACTCTCTCGGTGACCCCTTTCTTCGTGTTTGCAGCAAACTTTGAGGCTAGTAGTGTTGCCCCGAGATGCTGTGCATTCCTTGAGTTTTCTGCATCATTGTCATGGCCCGTGCCGACATCCTCGTAATCCAAGCCTGAGTATTCCCCTGCCTGTTCCACGACGTTCgtgtagtagtagtagtagctCTCCTGCTTGGCCAATTCCATGGCCATCTTACGCTTCTTTAACCGCCTCCAGGCGGCCTGGATGAAGCAGGCCCCCCAAGTCCTCCATTGATGCGAGTAGTACCGGAAAGCATGCTGGAGCTGCTTGCTGTGGAGCCGCTTGAACTGGCCCGCCACGAACTTGAGATCCTCTGCCCTGAGGGCGAAGGCCTCGAGCTCCGTCAGGGTCTTCACGGTCCGAGTCGAGGATGGCAGGTTGAGGCTTGAAGTTGGGATGAGGGCCCAGGTGAGGAGCTCCTCGCCGCAGAAGTCACCGGGTCCCAGGGTGATGGAGTTGAAAAATCCCGATCTCCCGCCGTCAGTTGTGCTGCTCTCGACCTGGCCTCGAATAATGAAGAGCATCTCGCTGACCGGGTCCCCCTCCCTAATCATGTACGTGTCCTTGGTGTGCAGTGACGAAACGAGGCGCTCACATATTGCATCCAGGAGCTGATTGTCCATTTGCGCAAAAAATGGCACCTGAAAGTGAAGGAAACACACTCGCATTAGATTGTCCATTAAAATGACCATACCGGTGTCTTCAGCCGGTTATCAGAGCAAATGAGATTTGAATGAAATGATGAATCCTTACTCGACGGACTAGGGCGAGACAGAGATGCCTTCTGATTTGTCGCCGCAAATCAAGAGGCAAGGACTGCAGAATGGTCTCCTCGTCGACTCCTCTTGTGGCGAGCCACTTGTACTGAACGAATCTTCGAACACGCTCTTGCAATTCTGGAGGCAGTTGCCGGTGTCTCATCCACTCCTCTGTGTCTCTCCGCTTAACCCTCCATTCTTCGAGTCTTACCGTCGAGGATTGGAGATAAGTCTTCATCAGGAAAGCAGAGATTTAGGGATATGGGGTGCTC
Above is a window of Punica granatum isolate Tunisia-2019 chromosome 7, ASM765513v2, whole genome shotgun sequence DNA encoding:
- the LOC116214194 gene encoding aldehyde dehydrogenase family 2 member B4, mitochondrial isoform X1, translating into MAAAARRISSLLTRSSLLLSHAGRNARAGSGVSRFSTAAVAEELIVPPVQISYTQHLIDGKFVDAASGKTFPTYDPRTAEVIAHVAEGDKEDIDRAVSAARKAFDEGPWPKMTPYERSRILLRFADLVEKHNDELAALETWNNGKPFEQSAKAEIPMLARLFRYYAGWADKIHGLTVPADGNHHVQTLHEPIGVAGQIIPWNFPLILFAWKVGPALACGNTIVLKTAEQTPLTALYAAKLFHEAGLPPGVLNIVSGFGPTVGAALASHMDVDKLAFTGSTETGKIVLELAARSNLKPVTLELGGKSPFIVCEDADVDKAVELAHFALFFNQGQCCCAGSRTYVHERVYDEFLEKAKARAMRRIVGDPFKQGTEQGPQIDSEQFQKVLRYIKAGIESDATLECGGERFGSKGYFVQPTVFSNVQDDMLIAKDEIFGPVQSILKFKHLDEVIRRANQTHYGLAAGVFTTNIDVANTLSRALRVGTVWVNCFDVFDAAIPFGGYKMSGIGREKGIYSLKNYLQVKAIVTPLRNPAWL
- the LOC116214194 gene encoding aldehyde dehydrogenase family 2 member B4, mitochondrial isoform X2; amino-acid sequence: MAAAARRISSLLTRSSLLLSHGRNARAGSGVSRFSTAAVAEELIVPPVQISYTQHLIDGKFVDAASGKTFPTYDPRTAEVIAHVAEGDKEDIDRAVSAARKAFDEGPWPKMTPYERSRILLRFADLVEKHNDELAALETWNNGKPFEQSAKAEIPMLARLFRYYAGWADKIHGLTVPADGNHHVQTLHEPIGVAGQIIPWNFPLILFAWKVGPALACGNTIVLKTAEQTPLTALYAAKLFHEAGLPPGVLNIVSGFGPTVGAALASHMDVDKLAFTGSTETGKIVLELAARSNLKPVTLELGGKSPFIVCEDADVDKAVELAHFALFFNQGQCCCAGSRTYVHERVYDEFLEKAKARAMRRIVGDPFKQGTEQGPQIDSEQFQKVLRYIKAGIESDATLECGGERFGSKGYFVQPTVFSNVQDDMLIAKDEIFGPVQSILKFKHLDEVIRRANQTHYGLAAGVFTTNIDVANTLSRALRVGTVWVNCFDVFDAAIPFGGYKMSGIGREKGIYSLKNYLQVKAIVTPLRNPAWL